A part of Antennarius striatus isolate MH-2024 chromosome 21, ASM4005453v1, whole genome shotgun sequence genomic DNA contains:
- the si:ch73-103b11.2 gene encoding GRIP and coiled-coil domain-containing protein 2 isoform X2 has product MSFKDNACRKFQANIFNKSKCQNCFKPRESHLLNDEDLNQAKPVYGGWLLLAPEGTNFDNPLHRSRKWQRRFFILYEHGVLRYALDEMPSTLPQGTINMNQCSDVVDGETRTGQKNSLCILTPEKEHFIRAECKEIINGWQEALTVYPRTNKQNQKKKRKVDPPTHQGGVTPSQCFSTEDMNGHPSLCDLTSHYVLYFSHPLLPIHTPIQEPGPAKVTVTSSSGGSIPCLPSSIASAEHVPTSRASLWQEESRWSRATIPCSRSTSCISQLSQSQPDSNISTQDDSGTVSTGRKVRVESGYFSLEKTKSEPSPPSQHSHPPLHLPLSSTASSSLGALSPRYSSEADPQISPFQPSQDPLPSPGALISPSYSTISSSQSSLDSEPSNTTPAWEGNGAGGGSTGSATAGCSRVGRSGQDYTSLSDVPRARRLSYREAFRSDKKRQELRARTRSPGREEVARLFGQERRRSQIIGQFEEGQHSERMDTSNSTEPHANTTLIQRQGRSERRHLPNKHEMSLDAGKDRSVPDVSSSTVANLRRAKSLDRRVTESSMTPDLLNFKKGWMTKLYDDGMWKKHWFVLTDQSLRYYKDSIAEEASELDGEIDLSTCYDVKEFPVQRNYGFQILCKEGACTLSAMTSGIRRNWIQAIMKNVRPTIAPDVTRSLPDERLNAQVLLEPCLQTTPESNSNPEDPKTDVLRQSAGNGASAPASEPRKSRVRERRREGRSKTFDWSEFKMDHTEKPVKEGADTVDLSSSFSTTSSYFSPSSSPSSLASSPISSSSLQTSSVSGAHPPSRTEEPEKENVRRGVTSYSTTSTSHMPNTVTVTMMSTINTTPLKAECQEQGKMEVDHPIAMHHDGGDGKNNRTPGVRDEIEQRWHQVETTPLREEKQVPINSTLGVSGNSDRLPAHDLAVLLDKELGQKQKELEKLQKQNNILKEQLENALGREQNAREGYVLQSATPPSSSLHRIPCQRLNVLNQDLQDELEAQKRKQDLTHQQIRTLKRSYTEAQSTVDRHEADIQALQTKLTSAMAEILASEEAVARMRNELKLEQERSKEREEEHSHSEATLRAQLKDSEDRLREVEASLLEKKQALRHLERQQALQRDHMREVQRLQERLQEVTARLTATEEGQALKEERLKMEQHSMQERNEREIENLCRQLSEAESAQKEMQNKLDEAEQQVETLLRGRQASGGKEYREEFLKVQEEVAQKTDMVESLREMVRVLEEEKGHLTCRCQELLNQIAEADREVYKLRDRLEKEEADYNTLEHSYERATQEFQKMSQFLKEKEEEIRQTKEVYERLVEHKEDDLKEALVKMTALGNSLEETEQKLQAKEEFICQMSQKLLDKVEPCGAEKDLQAKLVVAEERIAELEQHLNALQLGYADLHMERQKCSDYSKRGQLQTSASFSPNTYETSVDKEDQEKRLRIRFSTIQCQKYINDEETGQMSSKGNQDVNEDIRLTEGHGSPNITSPHSSDPEKFISIIHVLETKLLATEDKLRDLTQNLEEQRSIQPGHSSKIDLKVTESKPKPDTEFVCESVTQGNAASKHYAGALVYVENSREKVRALLSHCHDTVDSQLHSLSEIDKDLVNAALCIREGQEVFEVQSPVFCQTQTSETRDTEALQLFAKTLSFEAVVLNKMALLIQNSKSDLLQALGEIWEDLQNIKRNDNDCLAIVYADVLTRKLMLEREFWKELEKAEPRITISKDNVSSDADVDGTFIFNTLIKAELAYSVENIQHCYEEKFQMLKKELSEARTNLRQREMALKAIIEASKRHDLKNVINEVKHKFGFSKQTLADIHPPELAPYMEQIEMEEAKDLAEEIIDRHLTGEMTICGVDSIESLQNAHESLANELQRQAISLHRYAQEIESGRNQPGLAKMIHALLGYQTSQNFTSTSLCMREALIQAQVAYVACRLRAVHEQEMGWCKQTGENMDALVQQHAHNVSVIQEKYEASFQEERLNFTRTVGTLQNQNETLKSEISQHVERLSQQQEQVALLEEHFKNETEDLKQQHRQELSQVEKGRTSTELSLMETTADSQRKLEVLLVDMDTMEERHESHVRKLEEQFEQRICELQQVHRVEIEKLRSHYVDNIESVREYQPDKKGPDVSQSPPGDETTTPMEEGERGRGENTQHLSEVDSMMLLKERIQELETQMNTMRDELENKHLEGDVASLREKYQRDFESLKSTCERGFAAMEETHQKVIQDLQRQHQREISKLMEERERLLAEETAATIAAIEAMKNAHKEEMEKTHRSQLTGLNSDIDELRSQYEEELQSIHRELEVLSEQYSQKCLENAHLAQALEAERQALRQCQRENQELNAHNQELNNRLTAEITRMRSCFSGETAPSPFTQGKDVYELEVLLRIKESEIQYLKQEIHSLKDELQSALRDKKYATDKYKDIYTELSIVKAKADCDISKLKEKLLIATEALGERTVDGTLTSGYDIMKSKSNPDFMKKQSRLSRGARSKSVTEQVSWDS; this is encoded by the exons CCCAGCACTCTCCCCCAGGGTACGATCAACATGAACCAGTGCTCAGACGTTGTCGACGGAGAGACCAGGACGGGACAGAAGAACTCGCTGTGCATCCTGACCCCTGAGAAAGAGCATTTCATACGGGCTGAGTGTAAAGAAATTATCAACGG GTGGCAGGAGGCTCTGACTGTGTACCCTCGCACCAACAAACAGAACCAGAAGAAAAAACGCAAGGTTGATCCACCTACTCACcag GGTGGAGTAACTCCAAGCCAGTGTTTTTCCACTGAAGACATGAATGGACACCCA TCTTTATGTGATCTTACTTCCCATTATGTCCTTTACTTTTCCCATCCGCTCCTTCCTATCCACACCCCCATCCAGGAACCTGGCCCTGCAAAGGTGACAGTGACCAGCAGCAGCGGAGGAAGCATCCCCTGCCTGCCCAGCAGTATTGCGAGTGCTGAACATGTCCCAACAAGCCGAGCGTCTCTTTGGCAGGAGGAGAGCCGCTGGAGCAGGGCCACCATCCCCTGCAGCCGCAGCACCTCCTGCATCAGCCAGCTGAGCCAGAGCCAGCCAGACTCCAATATCTCTACTCAAGATG ATAGTGGCACTGTAAGTACTGGACGCAAGGTACGAGTGGAGAGTGGCTACTTTTCCTTGGAGAAGACCAAGTCGGAGCCCTCTCCACCGTCACAGCATTCCCATCCTCCCCTGCATCTGCCCCTGTCCTCTACAGCATCGTCCTCTTTAGGAGCTCTCAGTCCCAGGTACAGCTCTGAGGCCGATCCCCAAATTTCCCCCTTTCAGCCCTCCCAAGATCCTCTCCCTTCCCCAGGTGCGCTTATTTCCCCCAGCTACTCCACCATCAGCTCCTCCCAGAGCTCACTTGACTCTGAACCCAGTAACACTACACCTGCCTGGGAGGGAAATGGTGCTGGTGGAGGAAGCACCGGTAGTGCCACTGCCGGATGCAGCAGAGTGGGCCGGTCTGGCCAGGATTACACATCACTGTCTGATGTGCCTCGGGCCCGCAGACTGAGCTACCGTGAAGCCTTCCGCTCAGACAAAAAACGCCAAGAGTTGAGGGCACGAACGCGGAGTCCTGGCAGGGAGGAGGTGGCTCGGCTGTTTGGGCAGGAGCGCAG GCGCTCTCAAATCATCGGGCAATTTGAGGAGGGTCAGCACTCAGAGCGCATGGACACAAGCAACTCCACCGAGCCTCATGCTAACACCACGCTAATCCAGAGACAAGGTCGCAGTGAGAGACGTCACCTGCCAAACAAGCAT GAGATGTCACTAGATGCAGGAAAGGACCGTTCAGTCCCTGATGTGTCTAGCTCCACTGTTGCTAATTTAAGAAGAGCCAAATCACTGGACCGCAGAGTCACTGAGTCCTCAATGACT CCAGACTTGTTAAACTTCAAAAAGGGATGGATGACAAAGCTGTATGACGATGGAATG TGGAAGAAGCACTGGTTTGTCCTGACAGATCAGAGTTTGAGGTATTACAAGGACTCAATAGCTGAAGAG GCTTCAGAACTGGATGGTGAGATTGACCTTTCCACATGTTATGATGTCAAAGAGTTCCCAGTCCAGAGGAATTACGGCTTCCAAATCCTG TGTAAAGAGGGAGCGTGCACCCTGTCAGCCATGACCTCTGGAATCCGTCGCAACTGGATTCAGGCCATTATGAAGAATGTTCGACCCACTATTGCCCCAGATGTCACCCG ATCGCTCCCTGACGAGAGGTTAAACGCTCAAGTGTTGTTGGAGCCGTGTCTGCAGACCACCCCCGAGTCAAACTCCAACCCTGAGGACCCAAAGACTGATGTCCTTCGACAGTCTGCTGGCAACGGCGCGTCTGCTCCGGCCTCTGAGCCCCGTAAAAGCCGTGTTCGTGAACGCAGACGAGAAGGACGCTCAAAGACTTTTGACTGGTCTGAGTTCAAAATGGATCATACAGAAAAGCCTGTGAAGGAAGGAGCAGACACCGTCGACCTCAGCTCGTCATTCTCAACAACATCTTCATActtttctccctcttcttcgCCTTCCTCCTTGGCGTCTTCACCCATCTCTAGCTCTTCCCTCCAGACCTCTTCTGTATCAGGTGCTCACCCACCCTCTAGGACAGAGGAGCCAGAAAAGGAGAATGTCAGGAGGGGTGTCACTTCCTATAGCACGACCAGTACATCCCACATGCCAAATACTGTTACTGTTACCATGATGTCAACAATAAACACCACACCATTGAAAGCTGAATGCCAAGAGCAGGGAAAAATGGAAGTAGATCACCCAATTGCAATGCACCATGATGGTGGAGACGGGAAGAACAACAGAACCCCAGGCGTCCGAGACGAGATTGAGCAGCGATGGCATCAAGTAGAGACGACGCCATTACGAGAAGAGAAGCAGGTGCCAATCAACTCAACTTTAGGAGTCTCTGGAAACTCTGACAGACTTCCTGCACATGACCTTGCTGTGCTGCTAGACAAGGAG TTGGGACAGAAGCAAAAGGAGCTGGAAAAactacagaaacaaaacaacattttaaaagagCAGTTGGAAAACGCACTTGGAAGAGAACAAAATGCCAGAGAAGGCTATGTCCTGCAG AGTGCAACACCCCCTTCCTCTTCACTGCACAGAATTCCTTGTCAACGCTTGAACGTGCTTAATCAAGATTTGCAGGACGAGTTGGAAGCCCAAAAGCGCAAGCAGGACCTGACTCACCAGCAGATTCGTACCCTAAAAAGAAGCTACACAGAAGCCCAGAGCACTGTTGATCGCCATGAGGCTGATATTCAGGCTCTACAGACCAAACTAACATCTGCGATGGCTGAAATATTAGCAAGTGAAGAGGCTGTGGCCAGAATGCGCAATGAGCTTAAGCTAGAGCAGGAGCGTTCAAAAGAACGAGAGGAGGAACATAGCCATAGTGAAGCCACCCTACGAGCCCAGCTGAAGGACAGCGAAGATAGACTGCGTGAAGTAGAGGCCAGtctgttggaaaaaaaacaggccCTTCGGCACCTGGAGCGCCAGCAAGCCCTCCAAAGAGACCATATGAGAGAGGTGCAGCGGTTACAGGAAAGGCTGCAGGAGGTGACGGCTCGGCTAACCGCTACTGAAGAGGGTCAGGCACTGAAGGAGGAGCGTCTGAAGATGGAGCAGCACAGCATGCAAGAGAGGAATGAGAGGGAAATAGAGAATCTTTGTAGACAATTATCCGAGGCTGAAAGTGCACAGAAAGAGATGCAGAACAAATTAGATGAGGCTGAACAGCAGGTGGAAACATTGTTAAGAGGAAGGCAAGCTTCAGGTGGGAAAGAGTACAGGGAAGAATTTCTGAAGGTTCAAGAGGAGGTGGCTCAGAAGACTGACATGGTGGAGTCACTGAGGGAGATGGTGCGTGTGCTGGAAGAGGAGAAAGGCCATCTCACCTGTCGCTGTCAGGAGCTTCTAAACCAGATTGCAGAAGCAGACCGTGAGGTGTATAAACTCCGCGATCGTctggaaaaagaagaagctgattACAACACGCTGGAGCACTCCTATGAGAGGGCGACTCAAGAGTTTCAGAAAATGAGCCAATtcctgaaagaaaaagaggaagaaattcGACAAACTAAGGAAGTGTATGAGAGGCTGGTGGAGCACAAGGAGGATGACTTGAAAGAGGCCCTTGTTAAAATGACTGCACTCGGCAATAGCTTGGAGGAAACGGAACAGAAGTTGCAAGCTAAGGAAGAATTCATTTGTCAGATGAGTCAGAAACTGTTAGATAAAGTTGAGCCATGTGGAGCCGAAAAAGATTTGCAAGCTAAGCTTGTAGTTGCAGAAGAACGCATTGCGGAGCTGGAGCAGCATCTCAATGCTCTGCAGTTGGGCTATGCTGACCTGCATATGGAAAGGCAGAAGTGTTCAGATTATAGCAAGAGAGGACAACTCCAAACATCTGCTTCCTTCTCTCCAAACACATATGAGACATCTGTAGATAAGGAAGATCAAGAAAAGAGACTAAGGATCCGGTTTTCCACCATCCAGTGTCAAAAATACATCAATGATGAGGAAACGGGCCAGATGAGCAGTAAAGGCAATCAGGATGTAAACGAAGACATCAGACTAACTGAAGGGCACGGGTCCCCTAATATCACATCCCCTCACAGTAGTGACCCAGAGAAGTTCATCTCTATCATACATGTTCTAGAGACCAAACTGCTTGCTACTGAGGATAAACTTAGAGACCTCACACAGAACCTAGAAGAGCAGCGATCCATCCAACCAGGTCACTCGTCTAAGATTGATCTAAAGGTGACAGAAAGCAAGCCTAAGCCTGATACAGAGTTTGTTTGTGAAAGTGTGACACAAGGTAATGCTGCCAGTAAGCATTATGCTGGGGCCCTGGTGTATGTGGAAAACAGTCGGGAAAAAGTCAGAGCTCTTCTTAGCCACTGTCATGATACTGTTGATTCACAGCTGCACTCATTGTCAGAGATAGATAAAGATTTGGTCAATGCAGCTCTGTGCATCAGAGAGGGACAGGAAGTGTTCGAGGTGCAATCACCAGTTTTCTGTCAAACTCAAACCTCAGAGACCCGAGATACAGAAGCGCTGCAACTTTTTGCCAAGACTTTGTCTTTTGAGGCAGTAGTGTTGAACAAGATGGCTTTGTTGATACAAAATTCAAAATCTGACCTCCTACAAGCTCTTGGTGAGATTTGGGAAGACCTACAGAATATTAAAAGGAATGACAATGATTGCTTGGCAATAGTTTATGCTGACGTCTTGACCAGGAAGTTAATGTTGGAGCGTGAATTCTGGAAAGAACTGGAGAAAGCTGAGCCGAGAATTACTATATCCAAAGACAACGTTTCAAGTGATGCAGATGTCGATGGTACATTTATCTTTAACACTTTAATCAAAGCTGAACTAGCGTATTCTGTTGAAAATATTCAGCATTGCTATGAAGAGAAATTTCAAATGCTGAAGAAGGAGTTGTCTGAAGCTCGGACAAACCTGCGTCAAAGGGAAATGGCTCTGAAAGCAATTATTGAAGCTTCCAAAAGGCATGATCTAAAAAATGTCATAAACGAGGTCAAACATAAATTTGGGTTTAGTAAACAAACGTTAGCAGACATTCACCCGCCTGAGCTTGCTCCGTACATGGAGCAGATTGAAATGGAGGAGGCTAAAGATTTGGCTGAGGAAATAATAGACAGACACCTGACTGGAGAAATGACAATTTGCGGCGTTGACTCAATTGAATCATTACAGAATGCACATGAGAGCCTGGCTAATGAGCTTCAGAGACAAGCTATAAGCCTTCATAGGTATGCTCAAGAGATAGAAAGTGGTAGAAACCAGCCTGGATTGGCTAAAATGATCCATGCTCTTCTAGGTTACCAAACTTCACAAAATTTCACAAGTACCTCTCTTTGCATGCGTGAAGCCCTGATCCAGGCTCAAGTGGCATACGTGGCCTGTAGACTTCGGGCTGTGCATGAACAAGAAATGGGCTGGTGTAAACAGACAGGTGAGAACATGGATGCTCTCGTCCAGCAGCACGCCCACAATGTCAGTGTAATCCAAGAGAAATATGAAGCATCCTTCCAGGAAGAGCGCCTGAACTTCACACGTACCGTGGGCACGCTCCAGAACCAGAATGAAACCCTCAAAAGTGAGATAAGCCAACATGTGGAGCGGCTCtcccagcagcaggagcaggtcGCTCTCCTGGAGGAGCATTTCAAAAACGAGACCGAAGATCTGAAGCAGCAGCACAGGCAGGAGCTGAGCCAGGTAGAGAAAGGGCGTACGTCAACTGAACTGTCGCTCATGGAGACGACAGCCGACAGTCAACGGAAGTTAGAGGTTCTGCTGGTGGACATGGACACCATGGAGGAGCGGCATGAGAGTCATGTGAGGAAACTGGAGGAGCAGTTTGAGCAGAGGATCTGTGAGCTCCAGCAAGTCCACAGAGTCGAGATAGAGAAGTTACGTTCTCACTACGTTGACAACATTGAATCTGTGCGGGAGTACCAACCGGATAAAAAAGGTCCAGATGTTTCACAATCACCTCCTGGTGATGAGACCACCACACCGATGGAGGAAGGAGaacgagggaggggggagaacaCGCAGCACCTGTCAGAGGTGGACTCCATGATGCTTCTGAAGGAGCGGATCCAGGAGCTGGAGACTCAGATGAACACCATGAGGGACGAACTGGAGAACAAGCACCTTGAAGGAGATGTGGCCAGCCTGAGAGAAAAATACCAGAGAGACTTTGAAAGTCttaag TCCACGTGTGAACGTGGCTTCGCAGCGATGGAAGAAACACACCAGAAAGTAATTCAAGACCTCCAACGCCAGCATCAGAGGGAGATTTCCAAACTTATGGAGGAGCGAGAGAGACTGTTGGCCGAGGAGACTGCTGCCACAATTGCTG CTATAGAAGCTATGAAGAATGCACACAAGGAGGAAATGGAGAAGACTCATCGCTCCCAACTGACTGGATTGAACTCTGACATTGATGAACTTCGCTCGCAATATGA GGAGGAGCTGCAGTCCATCCACAGAGAACTGGAGGTGCTGTCGGAGCAGTATTCACAGAAATGCCTGGAAAACGCTCACCTGGCTCAGGCGCTGGAGGCTGAGAGGCAGGCCCTCAGGCAGTGTCAGAGAGAGAACCAGGAGCTCAACGCTCACAATCAG GAACTAAACAACCGGCTGACGGCAGAGATCACTCGGATGCGCTCCTGCTTCAGCGGTGAAACAGCGCCGTCTCCATTTACCCAGGGCAAAGATGTGTATGAACTGGAG GTGCTGTTACGTATTAAAGAGTCAGAGATCCAGTATCTTAAACAGGAAATCCACTCTCTAAAAGATGAACTGCAGTCTGCATTAAGG GACAAGAAGTATGCCACAGACAAATACAAGGACATCTATACAGAGCTCAGCATTGTGAAAGCAAAGGCTGACTGCGACATCAGCAAACTGAAAGAGAAACTGCTGATTGCCACTGAAGCTTTAGGCGAGAGAACTGTTGACGGAACGCTCACATCTGGATACG ATATCATGAAATCAAAGAGTAATCCAGATTTCATGAAAAAGCAATCGAGGCTATCAAGAGGCGCACGGTCGAAG TCTGTCACTGAACAGGTCTCATGGGATAGCTGA